A single genomic interval of Methylobacterium bullatum harbors:
- the dapF gene encoding Diaminopimelate epimerase, producing MTRLENRRFLKMHGAGNAIVVLDLRGTELVVRAEEARAIAGHPRSGFDQLMVIHDPRSPGTDGFMRIYNTDGSESGACGNGTRCVAYAMLDDPAMARPAENGRLTLETKAGLVEVKRVAHTSFTVDMGRPRLKWDEIPLAEPFPDTRRIELQIGPIDAPVLHSPGVVNMGNPHAVFFVERDPDGYDLGRIGPMLENHPIFPERANISVAQVTGPDTIKLRVWERGAGLTLACGTAACATLVAASRLRMLGRHATVSLPGGDLVIEWRADDHVLMTGPVALEWEDFLSPELFARVD from the coding sequence ATGACGAGGCTCGAGAACCGTCGGTTCCTGAAGATGCACGGGGCGGGCAACGCCATCGTGGTGCTGGACCTGCGCGGCACGGAGCTGGTCGTGCGTGCCGAGGAGGCCCGCGCCATCGCCGGCCACCCGCGCTCGGGCTTCGATCAGCTCATGGTCATCCACGATCCGCGCAGCCCCGGCACGGACGGCTTCATGCGGATCTACAATACCGACGGGTCGGAATCCGGCGCCTGCGGCAACGGCACCCGCTGCGTCGCCTACGCCATGCTGGACGACCCGGCCATGGCGCGCCCGGCTGAGAACGGCCGGCTCACCCTGGAGACCAAGGCGGGGCTCGTCGAGGTGAAGCGCGTGGCGCACACCTCCTTCACCGTCGATATGGGCCGCCCCCGCTTGAAGTGGGACGAGATTCCGCTGGCCGAGCCGTTCCCCGACACGCGGCGGATCGAGCTCCAGATCGGCCCGATCGACGCGCCCGTGCTGCATTCGCCGGGCGTGGTGAATATGGGCAACCCCCACGCGGTGTTCTTCGTCGAGCGCGATCCCGACGGCTACGATCTCGGCCGCATCGGCCCGATGCTCGAGAACCACCCGATCTTTCCCGAGCGCGCCAACATCTCCGTGGCGCAGGTGACGGGGCCCGACACGATCAAGCTCCGGGTCTGGGAGCGCGGCGCCGGGTTGACGCTCGCCTGCGGCACCGCCGCCTGCGCCACCCTGGTGGCGGCCTCGCGCCTGCGCATGCTCGGGCGCCACGCCACCGTGAGCCTGCCCGGCGGCGACCTCGTCATCGAGTGGCGCGCCGACGACCACGTGCTGATGACCGGCCCGGTGGCCCTCGAATGGGAGGATTTCCTGTCCCCCGAACTCTTCGCGCGGGTGGACTGA
- the mtaB gene encoding Threonylcarbamoyladenosine tRNA methylthiotransferase MtaB, translating into METLTFGCRLNIVESEVMRRRAEAARTGADLVLVNTCAVTTEAGRQARKAIRKLARERPGAEIVVTGCGAQVETDAYSAMPEVARIVGNDAKTRAETWLPATHPRPRLAIDDIMAAREAAPTRIASVAGHTRAFVPVQNGCDHRCTFCIIPFGRGNSRSVTLEDAIDQVRRIVDHGGREVVLTGVDLTAYGRDLSESSSLGQLVQAILRHVPDLARLRLSSIDSIEADAALWEAIAGENRLMPHFHLSLQAGDDLILKRMKRRHGRDDAIRFCEAVRRLRPDAVFGADLIAGFPTETEEQFTRSLDLVAECGLTHLHVFPYSPRPGTPAARMPPVAGDVIRERAARLREAGAAALTRHLAGEVGRTHRVLTERGGMGRTEGFTPIRLAADTPPGELRDVTIAGHDGRVLIAA; encoded by the coding sequence GTGGAGACCCTGACCTTCGGCTGCCGCCTCAACATTGTGGAATCCGAGGTGATGCGCCGCCGTGCCGAGGCGGCCAGGACGGGCGCGGACCTCGTCCTCGTGAATACCTGCGCCGTCACGACGGAGGCCGGACGCCAGGCCCGCAAGGCGATCCGAAAGCTCGCCCGCGAGCGGCCGGGGGCCGAGATCGTCGTCACCGGCTGCGGCGCTCAGGTGGAGACGGATGCCTATTCGGCGATGCCGGAAGTGGCGCGAATCGTCGGCAACGACGCCAAGACCAGGGCCGAGACCTGGCTGCCCGCCACGCATCCGAGGCCCCGCCTCGCCATCGACGACATCATGGCCGCGCGGGAAGCCGCACCGACGCGGATCGCCTCGGTCGCCGGCCATACCCGCGCTTTCGTGCCGGTGCAGAACGGCTGCGACCATCGCTGCACCTTCTGCATCATCCCCTTCGGCCGGGGGAATTCCCGCTCCGTCACGCTGGAGGATGCGATCGATCAGGTCCGCCGCATCGTCGACCATGGCGGGCGCGAGGTCGTGCTCACCGGCGTCGACCTCACCGCCTACGGCCGGGATCTTTCGGAGTCATCGAGCCTCGGCCAATTGGTCCAGGCGATCCTGCGCCACGTGCCGGACCTCGCGCGCCTGCGCCTGTCCTCCATCGATTCCATCGAGGCCGACGCGGCTCTGTGGGAGGCAATTGCCGGCGAGAACCGGCTGATGCCGCATTTCCACCTCTCGCTGCAGGCCGGCGACGACCTCATTCTCAAGCGCATGAAGCGCCGGCACGGCCGCGACGATGCGATCCGGTTCTGCGAGGCCGTGCGCCGTCTTCGCCCCGATGCCGTCTTCGGGGCAGACCTCATCGCCGGCTTTCCCACCGAGACCGAAGAGCAGTTCACCCGCTCCCTCGATCTCGTGGCCGAATGCGGGCTGACGCATCTCCACGTGTTTCCCTATTCGCCCCGCCCCGGCACGCCGGCCGCGCGCATGCCGCCGGTCGCCGGAGACGTGATCCGCGAGCGCGCGGCCCGTCTCCGCGAGGCGGGAGCGGCGGCGCTCACGCGACACCTCGCGGGAGAGGTCGGCCGGACCCACCGCGTGCTCACCGAGCGCGGCGGGATGGGACGCACGGAAGGGTTCACGCCGATCCGGCTGGCAGCCGACACGCCTCCGGGCGAGCTCCGCGACGTGACGATCGCGGGGCATGACGGCCGGGTGCTGATCGCGGCATAG
- the rluA gene encoding Ribosomal large subunit pseudouridine synthase A yields MPSADAPVEHRITDIGARLLYRDALVLVIDKPAGLPVHPGPKGGETLTDHLNALRFGLPRRPEAAHRLDRDTSGCLALGRHAKALARLNKLFAASGTVGKTYWAIVEGGPAEDEGRIDFPLARRSDDPRSWWMKTDPAGDPSLTTWCVLGRSPDRSLAWLALSPVTGRTHQLRVHCAAMGWPILGDTIYGTAPRSGGPGLQLHARALTLPLYPKKPPIVVEAPAPGHMRERMEMCRYRAGA; encoded by the coding sequence ATGCCGTCAGCCGATGCCCCAGTGGAACACCGCATAACAGACATAGGCGCGCGCCTCCTCTACCGCGATGCCCTTGTCCTCGTCATCGACAAGCCGGCGGGACTGCCCGTCCATCCCGGCCCCAAGGGCGGCGAGACCTTGACCGACCATCTCAATGCCTTGCGCTTCGGCCTGCCGCGCCGTCCCGAGGCGGCCCATCGGCTCGACCGCGACACGTCCGGCTGCCTGGCCCTGGGCCGTCACGCCAAGGCCCTGGCCCGTCTCAACAAGCTGTTCGCCGCGAGCGGCACGGTGGGGAAGACCTACTGGGCCATCGTGGAGGGCGGTCCCGCCGAGGACGAGGGCCGCATCGACTTCCCCCTCGCCCGCCGCTCGGACGACCCGCGCTCGTGGTGGATGAAGACGGACCCGGCCGGAGACCCTTCGCTGACCACATGGTGCGTTCTCGGCCGCTCGCCGGACCGGAGCCTCGCCTGGCTCGCCCTAAGCCCGGTCACCGGCCGCACGCATCAGCTGCGCGTCCATTGCGCCGCCATGGGCTGGCCCATCCTCGGCGACACGATCTACGGCACCGCCCCGCGCTCGGGCGGGCCGGGGCTCCAGCTCCACGCCCGCGCGCTGACCCTGCCGCTCTACCCCAAGAAGCCGCCGATCGTGGTCGAGGCGCCTGCGCCGGGGCACATGCGGGAGCGGATGGAGATGTGCCGGTATCGGGCCGGCGCATGA
- the ftsY gene encoding Signal recognition particle receptor FtsY, with the protein MSEDKRPGWLLRRMFGKKEEVWPPEPVPVQPPDPKPEPKPETPIEPASPPIASPASASEGQPDFATGADDISAIPLPPSEPAPAEPDKNTIPDEIEGADLQPIAGADERPPSGTAGDDPARGAEKADTTTVAFAPQPAPVPAPTPEPVSEAEPASEKRGWWSRLTGGMKRTSSALSERVTGLFTKRKLDADTLEELEDALIQADFGIDTAMRISEAVGKGRYEKGISPDDVRAILAAEVERALTPVAIPLTIDTTKKPFVILMIGVNGAGKTTTIGKLALKLKGEGHSLMLAAGDTFRAAAIEQLKVWGTRTGVPVVAGAQGADAAGLAFEAFQRARTEGTDVLLIDTAGRLQNKTGLMAELEKILRVIRKIDAEAPHAVLLVLDATVGQNALSQVELFSKAANVTGLVMTKLDGTARGGILVALAAKFGLPVHFIGVGEGVEDLEPFAARDFARAIAGLDKD; encoded by the coding sequence ATGAGCGAAGACAAGAGGCCGGGCTGGTTGCTGCGGCGGATGTTCGGGAAGAAGGAGGAGGTCTGGCCGCCCGAGCCGGTGCCGGTCCAGCCGCCCGACCCCAAGCCCGAGCCGAAACCCGAAACGCCGATCGAGCCGGCATCGCCTCCCATCGCGTCCCCCGCCTCGGCATCGGAAGGCCAGCCCGACTTCGCCACGGGTGCGGACGACATCTCGGCGATCCCGCTGCCCCCCAGCGAGCCCGCGCCCGCCGAGCCGGACAAGAACACGATCCCCGACGAGATCGAGGGGGCGGACCTGCAGCCCATCGCGGGCGCCGACGAGCGCCCGCCTTCCGGTACGGCGGGAGACGATCCCGCGCGCGGAGCGGAGAAGGCCGACACCACGACGGTCGCCTTCGCGCCACAGCCCGCCCCGGTCCCGGCCCCCACGCCCGAGCCGGTCTCCGAAGCCGAACCGGCCTCCGAGAAGCGCGGCTGGTGGAGCCGTCTCACGGGGGGCATGAAGCGCACCTCCTCGGCCCTGTCCGAGCGGGTGACCGGCCTCTTCACCAAGCGCAAGCTCGACGCGGACACGCTGGAGGAGCTGGAAGATGCCCTGATCCAGGCCGATTTCGGCATCGACACCGCCATGCGGATCTCGGAGGCGGTGGGCAAGGGCCGCTACGAGAAGGGCATCTCCCCCGACGACGTCCGGGCCATCCTGGCGGCCGAGGTGGAGCGGGCGCTGACACCCGTCGCCATTCCCCTCACCATCGACACGACGAAGAAGCCGTTCGTGATCCTGATGATCGGCGTCAACGGCGCGGGCAAGACCACCACCATCGGCAAGCTCGCCCTGAAGCTGAAGGGGGAGGGGCACAGCCTGATGCTCGCAGCGGGCGACACGTTCCGCGCCGCGGCCATCGAGCAGCTCAAGGTCTGGGGTACGCGCACCGGGGTTCCGGTGGTGGCGGGAGCCCAAGGAGCGGATGCCGCAGGCCTCGCCTTCGAGGCCTTCCAGCGGGCCAGGACCGAGGGCACCGACGTGCTCCTGATCGACACGGCCGGCCGACTCCAGAACAAGACCGGGCTGATGGCGGAGCTGGAGAAGATCCTGCGCGTCATCCGCAAGATCGACGCCGAGGCACCCCATGCCGTGCTCCTCGTCCTCGATGCCACCGTGGGCCAGAACGCACTGAGCCAGGTCGAGCTGTTCTCGAAGGCGGCCAACGTCACCGGCCTCGTCATGACCAAGCTCGACGGCACGGCGCGGGGCGGCATCCTCGTGGCGCTCGCCGCGAAGTTCGGCCTGCCGGTGCATTTCATCGGCGTCGGAGAAGGCGTCGAGGATCTCGAACCCTTCGCCGCACGTGACTTCGCGCGGGCCATCGCGGGGTTGGACAAGGACTAG
- the yciB gene encoding Intracellular septation protein — translation MTLPIESVPPRRHLEPVPKLALEMGPLVLFFLLNSFGTRFGLSEDSSTFLAIGVFVVATVVALAIHFALLRRLPIMPLVSGIVVLVFGGMALALHDKTFFVIKPTIVNALFGTILLGGLLFGKSLLSVVLDSVFDLTEEGWRKLTFRWGLFFLALAAINEVVWRTQTYAFWANFKVVGIMPLTILFALSQTPLLMRYDRKAEAKPDV, via the coding sequence ATGACCCTGCCCATCGAATCCGTGCCGCCGCGCCGCCATCTCGAACCGGTGCCGAAGCTCGCCCTGGAAATGGGGCCGCTGGTGCTGTTCTTCCTGCTGAACTCGTTCGGCACGCGGTTCGGCCTGAGCGAGGACAGCAGCACCTTCCTGGCCATCGGGGTGTTCGTGGTGGCGACGGTGGTGGCCTTGGCCATCCACTTCGCGCTGCTGCGGCGGCTGCCGATCATGCCGCTGGTCTCCGGCATCGTGGTGCTGGTCTTCGGCGGCATGGCGCTGGCGCTGCACGACAAGACGTTCTTCGTGATCAAGCCGACGATCGTGAACGCCCTGTTCGGCACCATCCTCCTCGGCGGTCTGCTGTTCGGGAAGTCCCTGCTGTCGGTGGTGCTCGATTCGGTCTTCGACCTGACCGAGGAGGGCTGGCGCAAGCTCACCTTCCGCTGGGGATTGTTCTTCCTGGCGCTCGCCGCCATCAACGAGGTGGTGTGGCGGACGCAGACCTACGCCTTCTGGGCCAATTTCAAGGTGGTCGGCATCATGCCCCTGACCATCCTGTTCGCCCTGTCGCAGACCCCGCTTCTCATGCGCTACGACCGCAAGGCCGAGGCGAAGCCCGACGTCTAG
- the cycY gene encoding Thiol:disulfide interchange protein CycY, protein MSAASSSAPVRRSLLVIAPLVIFAALALVFFIRLRSGADPAAIPSALIGRPVPAFALGPLPNLVGGEGQAIPGLSSADLKGRVTVVNFWASWCAPCQIEHPQLMRLAREPGVNLVGIDYKDAPENGRRFLSRSGVPFQAVGMDSTGRTGIDFGVYGVPETFIIGPDGVIRDKLVGIVTAENYAAVLQKIRAAETMTAAKP, encoded by the coding sequence GTGAGCGCCGCATCCTCGTCGGCGCCGGTGCGCCGGTCGCTCCTCGTCATCGCGCCGCTGGTGATCTTCGCCGCGCTGGCCCTGGTGTTCTTCATCCGCCTTCGGTCCGGCGCCGACCCGGCCGCGATCCCCTCGGCGCTGATCGGGCGTCCGGTGCCGGCCTTCGCCCTGGGACCGTTGCCCAACCTCGTCGGCGGCGAAGGCCAGGCCATTCCCGGCCTGTCGAGCGCCGACCTCAAGGGCCGCGTGACGGTGGTCAATTTCTGGGCGTCGTGGTGCGCCCCGTGCCAGATCGAGCATCCGCAACTGATGCGGCTGGCGCGTGAGCCGGGCGTGAACCTCGTCGGCATCGACTACAAGGACGCGCCGGAGAACGGCCGCCGCTTCCTGTCGCGCAGCGGCGTTCCGTTCCAGGCCGTGGGCATGGATTCCACCGGCCGCACCGGCATCGATTTCGGCGTCTACGGCGTGCCGGAAACCTTCATCATCGGCCCCGACGGCGTGATCCGCGACAAGCTCGTCGGCATCGTCACGGCGGAGAACTATGCCGCGGTGCTGCAGAAGATCCGGGCGGCGGAGACGATGACGGCCGCGAAGCCCTGA